The Candidatus Binatia bacterium genome has a window encoding:
- a CDS encoding 4-diphosphocytidyl-2C-methyl-D-erythritol kinase, with product MDEPSIRKRWQIWSPAKVNFALYLRGRRADGYHLLESLVAPVSLFDRITIEWLPPDGEGPSIELQCAGMSVPEGEQNLVVRAVRAYAAARGGSLPRMRIALEKFIPVGAGLGGGSSDAAAVLWLLQRALEAPLCPATLLECAASLGSDVPFFLRGKPAIVGGVGEIVEEVKLPQRVFLVLCSDRSVLLTKDVYAASHRTLTDFGTVSNIRAFLRGEASLAEALHNDLEPAAIGLHPQIERTKEQLLAGGAVAASMTGSGSCVFGLCASWKHARQVAERLAAQGYWAVPAQTLTEAWCLC from the coding sequence ATGGATGAACCTTCGATCCGAAAAAGATGGCAGATTTGGAGCCCCGCGAAGGTGAATTTCGCTCTTTACTTGCGGGGGCGGAGGGCAGACGGGTATCACCTCCTCGAATCGCTGGTCGCTCCCGTGAGCCTCTTTGACAGAATCACGATCGAATGGTTGCCGCCCGACGGCGAGGGGCCTTCCATCGAGCTCCAGTGCGCCGGAATGTCCGTCCCCGAAGGGGAGCAAAACCTGGTTGTTCGAGCAGTGCGCGCGTACGCGGCTGCTCGGGGTGGCTCACTTCCGCGGATGAGAATTGCGCTGGAAAAGTTCATCCCGGTGGGGGCTGGTTTGGGGGGAGGAAGCAGCGACGCCGCAGCGGTCTTGTGGCTTTTACAGCGTGCGCTCGAAGCCCCGCTTTGCCCAGCAACTTTGCTCGAATGTGCGGCGTCACTGGGCAGCGATGTGCCGTTCTTTTTGCGGGGAAAGCCCGCGATCGTCGGCGGCGTGGGTGAAATCGTAGAAGAAGTCAAGTTGCCGCAAAGGGTTTTCCTGGTGCTTTGCAGCGATCGCTCGGTTTTACTGACAAAAGACGTGTACGCGGCAAGTCATCGCACGTTGACAGATTTCGGGACGGTTTCTAATATCCGCGCCTTCCTTCGAGGGGAGGCTTCACTTGCAGAGGCGCTACACAACGATCTGGAACCGGCCGCAATCGGGTTGCATCCGCAGATTGAACGGACCAAGGAACAATTGCTAGCGGGTGGAGCGGTAGCAGCGTCGATGACCGGGAGCGGCTCGTGCGTGTTTGGATTGTGTGCGAGTTGGAAGCACGCTCGCCAGGTGGCCGAGCGGCTTGCTGCGCAAGGATACTGGGCAGTACCGGCACAGACGCTGACGGAGGCGTGGTGTCTGTGTTAA
- the prsA gene encoding ribose-phosphate pyrophosphokinase — MRDEIKVFAGNSNPALADAVCAYLRIHRGAAEVRRFSDGEVLVEIKENVRGGDVFVIQSTCTPVNDNLIELLLMLDAFRRASAKRITAVIPYYGYARQDRKVAPRVPISAKLVADLITTAGASRVLTVDLHAGQIQGFFNVPVDNLFAAPVLLRYIRERLPENEITVVSPDAGGVERARAFAKHLDAGLAIIDKRRARPNEVAEMHIVGEVRGRIAILIDDMVDTGGTLTAAAEALMSNGAREVFACCTHPVLSGNAVERIEKSLLQELIVTDTIPLRPDAAASRKLRVLSVAHLLGEAIRRTHYEESISSLFV, encoded by the coding sequence GTGCGTGACGAAATAAAGGTTTTCGCTGGTAATTCAAACCCGGCTCTGGCGGATGCTGTGTGTGCTTACCTGCGAATTCACCGTGGGGCTGCAGAAGTCCGTCGCTTTAGCGACGGTGAGGTGTTGGTGGAAATTAAAGAAAACGTGCGCGGCGGTGACGTGTTTGTCATTCAGTCGACATGCACGCCAGTGAATGACAATTTGATCGAGCTTTTGCTTATGCTGGATGCGTTTCGGCGCGCCTCGGCGAAACGGATTACTGCAGTGATTCCTTACTATGGGTACGCCCGTCAGGACCGTAAGGTTGCCCCGCGCGTGCCGATCAGCGCCAAGCTCGTTGCTGACTTGATCACGACGGCCGGAGCCTCCAGGGTTCTCACGGTTGATTTGCACGCTGGCCAGATTCAGGGCTTTTTTAACGTCCCGGTGGACAACCTTTTCGCTGCTCCCGTGCTGCTCCGTTATATTCGCGAGCGCCTGCCAGAAAATGAGATTACGGTAGTGTCACCCGATGCGGGCGGAGTGGAACGTGCGCGAGCATTTGCAAAACATCTCGACGCGGGCTTGGCGATCATCGACAAGAGAAGGGCGAGGCCAAACGAGGTTGCCGAGATGCACATTGTCGGCGAGGTGCGCGGACGGATTGCCATACTCATCGATGACATGGTGGACACCGGGGGCACACTGACTGCCGCGGCAGAAGCACTGATGAGCAATGGCGCCCGGGAGGTGTTTGCCTGTTGCACGCACCCGGTGTTATCGGGCAATGCTGTCGAGCGGATTGAAAAGTCGCTGTTGCAGGAGCTGATCGTCACGGATACGATTCCTCTCCGGCCCGATGCCGCTGCGAGCCGGAAATTGCGCGTGCTGTCCGTGGCGCATCTGCTCGGAGAGGCAATTCGGCGAACTCACTACGAGGAGTCCATTAGTTCCTTGTTCGTGTGA
- the rplY gene encoding 50S ribosomal protein L25, whose product MEIIDLPVEVREEKGKGPARRLRIAGKVPAILYGRKRAPRPLAVSAKEFRQKIAAIEGAHLIRLRNDALAECLALVKEVQWHPVSSAILHVDFYEVDLAERLTVEAPLHFVGKAPGVALGGILQPLRREIQVRCLPMQIPEYIEVDVSGLGIHDTIHVSQLHLPEGVEAVFTEDFAVVTVLPPTVEHAPGAAPAEEAAPAPAPEAGGKTSP is encoded by the coding sequence ATGGAGATTATCGATCTGCCGGTGGAGGTGCGAGAAGAAAAGGGTAAGGGGCCAGCCCGAAGGCTGAGGATTGCAGGCAAGGTGCCCGCGATTCTGTACGGGCGAAAACGCGCCCCGCGTCCCTTGGCTGTGTCGGCGAAGGAATTTCGGCAGAAAATTGCCGCGATTGAAGGAGCGCATCTGATTCGGCTGAGAAACGACGCCTTGGCAGAATGCTTGGCGCTGGTGAAAGAGGTTCAATGGCATCCAGTTTCCAGCGCCATCCTTCACGTGGACTTTTACGAGGTCGACCTCGCCGAGAGGCTCACCGTGGAAGCACCTCTGCACTTTGTTGGCAAGGCGCCTGGGGTGGCATTGGGCGGAATTCTTCAGCCTTTACGAAGAGAGATTCAGGTGCGCTGTTTGCCCATGCAGATCCCGGAGTATATCGAAGTGGATGTCTCGGGCCTTGGTATTCACGACACGATTCATGTCAGCCAGTTGCACCTACCCGAGGGAGTGGAAGCAGTGTTCACAGAGGACTTCGCGGTGGTGACGGTTCTGCCCCCAACCGTCGAACATGCCCCCGGCGCCGCACCAGCCGAGGAGGCGGCCCCAGCTCCAGCCCCGGAGGCGGGCGGAAAAACTTCACCGTGA
- the rpsF gene encoding 30S ribosomal protein S6: MREYETLYVQHPEVPEARQQEMNARIRSLIESNGGEVSLTESWGLRELAYPIQKQKKGYYYLIRYRATPTVVNELDRNLKIFEEIIRFITVRIPEHIRKREGAVASSDADATRGKLTEESVYP; encoded by the coding sequence ATGCGTGAGTATGAGACTTTGTACGTCCAGCACCCCGAAGTTCCTGAAGCGCGCCAACAGGAGATGAATGCGCGAATACGGAGCCTGATCGAGAGTAACGGCGGAGAGGTGTCCCTGACAGAGTCCTGGGGTTTGCGAGAACTCGCTTACCCAATCCAAAAGCAGAAAAAGGGTTATTACTATCTGATCCGTTACCGGGCTACGCCGACGGTCGTGAACGAGCTGGACCGTAACCTCAAAATCTTCGAGGAGATTATTCGCTTCATTACTGTTCGCATCCCGGAACACATCCGAAAGCGTGAAGGCGCGGTGGCATCCTCGGATGCCGATGCTACACGGGGCAAGTTGACCGAGGAGAGCGTGTACCCATGA
- the rpsR gene encoding 30S ribosomal protein S18 → MSATAQKDSSRRVRPAADDKVPFRRRGPGRRKVCRFCADKIPWIDYKDVRTLAGFLTERGKIVPSRITGNCAKHQRQLTVAIKRARTVALLPYTVTEV, encoded by the coding sequence ATGAGCGCGACAGCCCAAAAGGATTCCAGCAGACGAGTACGCCCCGCAGCCGACGATAAGGTGCCGTTTCGCCGCCGGGGCCCGGGTCGCCGCAAGGTGTGCCGGTTTTGCGCAGATAAAATCCCGTGGATTGACTACAAAGATGTGCGCACGTTGGCCGGCTTCTTGACGGAACGAGGCAAGATCGTTCCCAGCCGAATCACCGGCAATTGCGCAAAACACCAACGGCAACTCACTGTGGCGATTAAACGCGCGCGAACTGTCGCGTTGCTGCCCTATACGGTCACTGAGGTGTGA
- the rplI gene encoding 50S ribosomal protein L9: MEVILRAEIPNLGRSGEIVKVRPGFARNYLIPRGLAVVADRRNRRLLEHEQRVAAARFEREKRASETLAQKLTQMRLVVRVRAGEEGKLFGSVTNLDIERLLAEQGIKVERRRIRLPEPIKTLGEHTVPVHLPAGVVAHLTVAVEPIA, translated from the coding sequence ATGGAAGTGATTTTGCGAGCGGAAATCCCCAACTTGGGACGCAGTGGCGAGATTGTCAAAGTTCGCCCAGGTTTTGCGAGAAACTATTTGATTCCCCGTGGTCTCGCGGTAGTGGCCGACCGACGGAACCGGCGGTTGCTCGAACATGAGCAGCGTGTTGCCGCCGCTCGATTCGAACGCGAAAAGCGCGCCAGCGAAACCTTAGCCCAAAAACTCACGCAGATGCGGTTGGTTGTCCGGGTTCGAGCTGGCGAAGAGGGGAAGTTGTTTGGCTCCGTCACGAATTTGGATATCGAGCGTTTGTTGGCGGAGCAGGGCATCAAAGTGGAGCGACGGCGGATCCGTCTCCCCGAACCGATCAAAACTTTGGGAGAACATACTGTGCCAGTACACTTACCGGCGGGCGTCGTCGCGCATTTGACCGTTGCCGTGGAGCCGATCGCGTAA
- a CDS encoding ribonuclease Z: protein MKSSFLPRLINGPFGDPGLYVALRWLGRALLFDLGNLERTPGPALARVTHVFVSHTHLDHFVGFDRLLRIFLARDTELALYGPAGFTENVAGKLKGYTWNLVDNYPFSLLVHEVHPDKVYAYRFRARTAFQCEPLGERPFQGVLHAEPSFWVEATILDHRIPCLAFALCEPVHLNIRTDALQQLGVPPGRWLNELKQKIRESAPEDAVITARWLEEGKEQVRQFRLGDLRRELVLETPGTKLCYVVDTLFHKSNVERIVALARGARVLYCESLFLDEDRDEACKRYHLTARQAGTLARLAGVRELRTFHFSPRYSGQAHRLVAEAQAAFTGELPADEP from the coding sequence GGCAATCTGGAACGTACCCCGGGGCCTGCTCTCGCACGGGTGACGCATGTATTCGTTTCCCACACGCATTTGGACCACTTCGTCGGTTTCGACCGGCTCCTGCGGATCTTTCTTGCCCGTGATACTGAGCTTGCTCTTTACGGGCCTGCAGGGTTCACTGAAAACGTTGCCGGCAAGCTCAAGGGTTACACATGGAACTTAGTGGACAATTACCCGTTCTCGCTCCTGGTGCACGAGGTGCACCCGGACAAAGTGTATGCGTATCGGTTTCGCGCTCGTACTGCCTTTCAGTGTGAGCCGTTGGGGGAGCGGCCGTTTCAGGGGGTTCTTCACGCCGAACCTTCGTTTTGGGTCGAAGCAACGATTTTGGATCACCGAATCCCTTGCCTGGCCTTTGCACTTTGTGAGCCGGTGCACCTCAACATTCGAACCGACGCGTTACAACAACTGGGGGTGCCTCCTGGGCGCTGGCTCAACGAGCTCAAGCAAAAAATCCGCGAATCAGCGCCCGAGGACGCCGTGATTACGGCACGGTGGCTCGAGGAGGGAAAGGAACAAGTCCGGCAGTTCCGCTTAGGGGATCTTCGTCGCGAGCTAGTTCTGGAAACCCCCGGAACGAAACTTTGCTATGTCGTGGACACGCTTTTCCACAAGAGCAACGTAGAGCGGATCGTTGCGTTGGCCCGTGGCGCACGGGTGCTGTACTGTGAGTCCTTATTTCTGGACGAGGATCGCGACGAAGCTTGCAAGCGATATCACTTAACGGCCCGCCAAGCTGGTACGCTAGCACGGCTTGCTGGGGTGAGAGAGCTTCGGACCTTTCACTTTTCCCCTCGCTACTCAGGACAGGCACACCGACTCGTTGCCGAAGCACAAGCAGCGTTTACTGGGGAGTTGCCCGCAGATGAACCTTGA